A single window of Dermochelys coriacea isolate rDerCor1 chromosome 2, rDerCor1.pri.v4, whole genome shotgun sequence DNA harbors:
- the PTP4A3 gene encoding protein tyrosine phosphatase type IVA 3 isoform X2, with amino-acid sequence MDWPFDDGAPPPSKIVEDWLNLLKTKFCEDPGCCVAVHCVAGLGRAPVLVALALIESGMKYEDAIQFIRQKRRGAINSKQLMYLEKYRPKQRLRFKDPHNHKNKCCIM; translated from the exons GACTGGCCCTTTGATGACGGcgctcctccccccagcaaaaTAGTGGAAGACTGGCTCAACTTGCTGAAAACCAAGTTCTGCGAAGACCCTGGCTGCTGCGTGGCAGTTCATTGTGTGGCTGGCCTGGGCCG AGCTCCTGTTCTCGTAGCCCTGGCTCTGATTGAGAGCGGGATGAAGTATGAAGACGCCATTCAGTTCATCAGACA GAAGCGCAGAGGAGCCATCAACAGCAAGCAGCTAATGTACTTGGAAAAATACCGGCCAAAGCAAAGACTCCGATTCAAGGACCCTCAcaaccacaagaacaaatgctGCATCATGTAA